The following coding sequences are from one Rattus norvegicus strain BN/NHsdMcwi chromosome 11, GRCr8, whole genome shotgun sequence window:
- the Muc20 gene encoding mucin-20 isoform 1 precursor (isoform 1 precursor is encoded by transcript variant 1) encodes MMSSVWGLAVPLLVFYWKVGVSVSSPGLGISRSIPLVTNNSIEVPTFPQRDRPSSERAFQTTNLTQYVPLDTKTLGTETAPNTLIATSANSELNSRDTQTTSFVTKTRKTHPTTLAAPFLETQTISPNVSTLNIQTTSPTASSLDSLTTFPAPPSSLTTFPAPSSSSLTTSPPPPPSLTTSPASSSSLTTSSAPSSSLTTSPPPPPSLTTSPAPSSPSTSPAPSSLTTFSAPPFLGNQTVSPVELTLKTQTIPSVTETRILSKRIPSNFMVVHTIPTGTLAPSDSPRAGMTTVKAGTVSDPIEAVLGTLCTDDSSEETRKITIDLLTLAHPSMGVEQLSSESSSSSDSSAGVLSSSQALGPDSTTPAKDSVAFSISHIKLTTCITEIETTITISGTPDASRSPAEAMTALSASEMLTLPPSTEAKPVVPKTTSSSGILSTATTLALATTLEGTLPASGITESEIAVAQTPTSSGTSATGGTQVTVRRNPLEDTSALSSETQSHTEVFGTITVPTVAGSTVGEATSLVSSTALDSSLSAVVTTKGSASSETLTTDNTTNSSFLTGSRPPSLIYSTTASTSERTNVTLTKTTASPKTPMNPAPTAWTRKTTEHDPGINGGFLLVRLTVASPKDLTEHVTREKLMHQLRRELHTHMPLVQVSLLSIRRS; translated from the exons CAGTGTGAGCTCTCCAG GTCTCGGCATTAGCAGATCCATTCCTTTGGTGACAAACAACAGCATAGAAGTGCCCACCTTCCCTCAAAGGGACAGACCCAGCTCAGAGCGAGCTTTCCAGACCACCAACCTGACTCAGTATGTTCCTCTAGACACGAAAACTCTAGGCACTGAAACTGCTCCTAACACCTTAATTGCAACCAGTGCCAATTCAGAACTCAATTCCAGGGACACCCAGACCACCTCTTTTGTAACAAAGACCAGGAAGACACATCCTACTACTCTTGCAGCACCATTCCTTGAGACCCAGACCATCTCTCCTAATGTGTCAACCCTAAATATTCAGACCACTTCCCCAACAGCATCGTCCCTGGATTCCCTGACCACTTTCCCTGCACCACCATCATCCCTGACCACTTTCCctgcaccatcatcatcatccctgaccacttcccctccaccaccaccatccctgaccactTCCCCTGcatcatcatcatccctgaccACTTCCTCTGCACCATCATCATCCCTGACCACttcccctccaccaccaccatccctgaccactTCCCCTGCACCATCATCTCCATCCACTTCTCCTGCACCATCATCCCTGACCACTTTCTCTGCACCACCATTCCTGGGGAACCAGACTGTCTCGCCTGTTGAATTGACCCTAAAGACCCAGACCATTCCCTCTGTAACAGAGACCAGAATTCTTTCGAAAAGAATACCTTCCAACTTCATGGTTGTGCACACCATCCCTACAGGGACATTGGCACCAAGTGACAGCCCCAGAGCTGGGATGACCACTGTCAAAGCTGGCACAGTGAGTGACCCCATAGAAGCCGTCCTTGGCACCCTTTGTACTGATGACAGCTCTGAAGAGACAAGGAAGATCACAATTGACCTCCTGACTTTGGCACACCCCTCCATGGGAGTGGagcagctgtcttcagagagcAGCTCCTCCTCTGACAGCTCAGCTGGGGTCCTCAGCAGCTCTCAGGCCCTGGGACCCGACAGTACAACTCCAGCCAAGGACTCAGTTGCCTTCAGCATCTCCCATATTAAGCTCACCACCTGCATCacggaaatagaaacaaccaTCACCATCTCTGGGACCCCAGACGCGAGCCGCAGCCCTGCAGAAGCAATGACAGCTTTATCTGCTTCTGAGATGTTAACTTTGCCTCCATCCACTGAGGCAAAGCCAGTTGTCCCTAAGACCACAAGCTCATCTGGGATCCTGTCAACTGCCACTACCCTGGCCCTTGCCACCACCCTTGAGGGTACACTCCCTGCTAGTGGAATCACAGAAAGCGAAATAGCAGTGGCCCAGACTCCTACCTCCAGTGGAACTTCGGCTACAGGAGGAACCCAGGTGACAGTTAGAAGGAACCCACTGGAAGACACTTCAGCACTCTCTAGTGAGACACAAAGCCACACTGAGGTTTTTGGTACCATCACAGTCCCCACGGTTGCTGGATCAACAGTAGGAGAAGCAACCTCTCTTGTGAGTTCCACAGCTCTAGACAGCAGTCTCTCAGCAGTGGTCACCACCAAGGGCTCTGCTTCCTCAGAGACTTTAACCACAGACAATACAACCAACAGCTCCTTCCTCACAGGGAGTCGCCCTCCTTCTTTAATCTATTCGACAACAGCTAGCACCAGTGAAAGAACAAACGTCACTTTAACCAAGACCACAGCCTCACCGAAGACCCCGATGAATCCCGCACCCACTGCTTGGACAAGGAAAACCACAGAGCACGATCCAG GTATAAATGGAGGCTTCCTCCTTGTACGGCTGACCGTGGCCTCCCCTAAGGACCTCACTGAGCACGTCACCAGAGAGAAGCTGATGCACCAG CTCCGCCGTGAACTGCACACCCATATGCCACTTGTCCAAGTGTCCTTACTGAGCATCAGGAGGAGCTGA
- the Muc20 gene encoding mucin-20 isoform 2 precursor (isoform 2 precursor is encoded by transcript variant 2): MMSSVWGLAVPLLVFYWKVGVSVSSPGTLAPSDSPRAGMTTVKAGTVSDPIEAVLGTLCTDDSSEETRKITIDLLTLAHPSMGVEQLSSESSSSSDSSAGVLSSSQALGPDSTTPAKDSVAFSISHIKLTTCITEIETTITISGTPDASRSPAEAMTALSASEMLTLPPSTEAKPVVPKTTSSSGILSTATTLALATTLEGTLPASGITESEIAVAQTPTSSGTSATGGTQVTVRRNPLEDTSALSSETQSHTEVFGTITVPTVAGSTVGEATSLVSSTALDSSLSAVVTTKGSASSETLTTDNTTNSSFLTGSRPPSLIYSTTASTSERTNVTLTKTTASPKTPMNPAPTAWTRKTTEHDPGINGGFLLVRLTVASPKDLTEHVTREKLMHQLRRELHTHMPLVQVSLLSIRRS; the protein is encoded by the exons CAGTGTGAGCTCTCCAG GGACATTGGCACCAAGTGACAGCCCCAGAGCTGGGATGACCACTGTCAAAGCTGGCACAGTGAGTGACCCCATAGAAGCCGTCCTTGGCACCCTTTGTACTGATGACAGCTCTGAAGAGACAAGGAAGATCACAATTGACCTCCTGACTTTGGCACACCCCTCCATGGGAGTGGagcagctgtcttcagagagcAGCTCCTCCTCTGACAGCTCAGCTGGGGTCCTCAGCAGCTCTCAGGCCCTGGGACCCGACAGTACAACTCCAGCCAAGGACTCAGTTGCCTTCAGCATCTCCCATATTAAGCTCACCACCTGCATCacggaaatagaaacaaccaTCACCATCTCTGGGACCCCAGACGCGAGCCGCAGCCCTGCAGAAGCAATGACAGCTTTATCTGCTTCTGAGATGTTAACTTTGCCTCCATCCACTGAGGCAAAGCCAGTTGTCCCTAAGACCACAAGCTCATCTGGGATCCTGTCAACTGCCACTACCCTGGCCCTTGCCACCACCCTTGAGGGTACACTCCCTGCTAGTGGAATCACAGAAAGCGAAATAGCAGTGGCCCAGACTCCTACCTCCAGTGGAACTTCGGCTACAGGAGGAACCCAGGTGACAGTTAGAAGGAACCCACTGGAAGACACTTCAGCACTCTCTAGTGAGACACAAAGCCACACTGAGGTTTTTGGTACCATCACAGTCCCCACGGTTGCTGGATCAACAGTAGGAGAAGCAACCTCTCTTGTGAGTTCCACAGCTCTAGACAGCAGTCTCTCAGCAGTGGTCACCACCAAGGGCTCTGCTTCCTCAGAGACTTTAACCACAGACAATACAACCAACAGCTCCTTCCTCACAGGGAGTCGCCCTCCTTCTTTAATCTATTCGACAACAGCTAGCACCAGTGAAAGAACAAACGTCACTTTAACCAAGACCACAGCCTCACCGAAGACCCCGATGAATCCCGCACCCACTGCTTGGACAAGGAAAACCACAGAGCACGATCCAG GTATAAATGGAGGCTTCCTCCTTGTACGGCTGACCGTGGCCTCCCCTAAGGACCTCACTGAGCACGTCACCAGAGAGAAGCTGATGCACCAG CTCCGCCGTGAACTGCACACCCATATGCCACTTGTCCAAGTGTCCTTACTGAGCATCAGGAGGAGCTGA